A DNA window from Dehalococcoidia bacterium contains the following coding sequences:
- a CDS encoding class I SAM-dependent methyltransferase, whose protein sequence is MVDEISRYNMGRWNELAEAGVAYARPYLDLNEASARELVDPDGIIDDFEGKDVLCLAGGGGQQSAGFCILRANVTVFDISEVQLEHDQQAASHYGLDLRTIQGDMRDLSVFEDDSFDVVWHGHSINFVPDAREVFRQVVRVLRPGGVYHLSCANPYFINVEPEDWKGDGYRLWDTYGDGEIEIADPDWTFSDPDGVDQRVRGPREFRHTLETLINGMIELGFNVVKIREFGDYDPDTDLEPGTWDHFQSIAPPYLTFWAVYCPQ, encoded by the coding sequence ATGGTGGATGAAATATCCCGTTACAACATGGGCCGCTGGAATGAACTCGCCGAGGCCGGAGTCGCCTACGCGCGCCCATACCTGGACCTCAACGAGGCCTCCGCCCGCGAACTGGTGGACCCGGACGGCATCATCGACGATTTCGAGGGCAAAGACGTACTGTGCCTGGCCGGCGGCGGAGGTCAGCAGTCTGCTGGATTCTGCATCCTCCGCGCGAACGTGACCGTCTTCGACATCTCGGAAGTCCAGCTCGAGCACGACCAGCAGGCGGCCAGCCACTACGGCCTCGACCTGCGCACGATCCAGGGCGACATGCGTGATCTGTCGGTCTTCGAGGACGATAGCTTCGACGTCGTCTGGCACGGCCACTCGATCAACTTCGTCCCGGACGCCAGGGAGGTCTTCAGGCAGGTCGTGCGAGTGCTGAGGCCCGGCGGCGTCTACCATCTCTCATGCGCCAACCCGTACTTCATCAACGTCGAGCCCGAGGACTGGAAGGGAGATGGCTACCGGCTCTGGGACACCTACGGCGACGGCGAGATCGAGATTGCCGATCCCGACTGGACGTTCTCAGACCCCGACGGCGTGGACCAGCGCGTCCGCGGCCCGAGGGAGTTCAGGCACACGCTCGAAACCCTCATAAACGGCATGATTGAGCTAGGCTTCAACGTGGTCAAGATCCGCGAGTTCGGAGACTACGACCCCGACACCGATCTCGAGCCCGGCACCTGGGACCACTTCCAGTCCATCGCCCCCCCATACCTCACCTTCTGGGCCGTGT